In the Mastomys coucha isolate ucsf_1 unplaced genomic scaffold, UCSF_Mcou_1 pScaffold18, whole genome shotgun sequence genome, one interval contains:
- the LOC116097155 gene encoding cyclin-L2 — MAAAAAAAAAGASGLMAPALAACSSGSGGAGPGSQGVLIGDRLYSGVLITLENCLLPDDKLRFTPSMSSGLDIDTETGLRVVGCELIQAAGILLRLPQVAMATGQVLFQRFFYTKSFVKHSMEHVSMACVHLASKIEEAPRRIRDVINVFHRLRHLREKKKPVPLVLDQEYVNLKNQIIKAERRVLKELGFCVHVKHPHKIIVMYLQVLECERNQHLVQTAWVASEGK, encoded by the exons atggcggcggcggcggcggcggcggcggccggggCTTCGGGGTTGATGGCTCCTGCGTTGGCGGCCTGCTCTTCCGGCTCGGGGGGAGCAGGCCCAGGGTCTCAGGGGGTGCTGATCGGTGACAGGCTATACTCCGGCGTGCTCATCACCTTGGAAAACTGCTTGCTGCCCGACGACAAGCTCCGCTTCACGCCATCCATGTCGAGCGGTCTCGACATCGATACAGAGACTGGACTTCGCGTAGTGGGCTGCGAGCTCATCCAGGCAGCCGGCATCCTGCTCCGCCTGCCGCAG GTGGCCATGGCTACAGGGCAGGTGTTGTTCCAGCGGTTCTTTTACACTAAGTCCTTCGTGAAACATTCCATGGAG CATGTGTCCATGGCTTGTGTTCACCTGGCTTCCAAAATAGAAGAGGCTCCGAGACGAATCAGGGATGTCATCAATGTATTCCATCGACTTCGGCatctgagagagaaaaa GAAACCTGTGCCTCTGGTGCTGGATCAAGAGTATGTTAATCTAAAGAACCAGATTATAAAGGCAGAGAGACGGGTTCTCAAGGAATTGGGCTTTTGTGTCCATGTGAAGCACCCTCACAAG ATAATCGTTATGTACCTTCAGGTGTTAGAATGTGAGCGTAATCAACACCTGGTCCAGACTGCATG GGTAGCCTCTGAGGGTAAGTGA
- the LOC116095812 gene encoding cyclin-L2-like has protein sequence MNDSLRTDVFVRFQPESIACACIYLAARTLEIPLPNRPHWFLLFGATEEEIQEICFKILQLYTRKKVDLTHLESEVEKRKHAIEEAKARAKGLLPGNVPGLDNAAGFSPAPKLVESPREGKGSKSSPLSVKNAKRKMEGPKKAKGDSPVNGLLKGQESRSQSRSREQSYSRSPSRSASPKRRKSDSGSTSGGSKSQSRSRSRSDSPPRQVHRGAPYKGSEVRGSRKSKDCKYLTQKPHKSVLKVIYFYLCNAECRPPAREKFYVVE, from the exons ATGAATGACAGCCTTCGCACAGATGTCTTTGTGCGGTTCCAGCCTGAAAGCATTGCTTGTGCCTGTATCTACCTTGCTGCCCGGACACTGGAA ATCCCTTTACCCAATCGTCCacattggtttcttttgtttggagCAACTGAAGAAGAAATTCAAGAAATTTGCTTTAAAATCTTGCAGCTCTATACACGGAAAAAG GTTGATTTGACACATCTAGAGAGTgaagtggaaaagagaaagcatgccATCGAAGAAGCAAAGGCCCGAGCAAAGGGTCTGCTCCCAGGGAATGTGCCAGGTCTGGACAATGCTGCAGGGTTCTCACCTGCTCCCAAGCTGG TCGAATCcccaagagaagggaaagggagcaagtcttccccactctctgtaaAGAATGCCAAACGGAAAATGGAAGGCCCAAAGAAAGCCAAGGGTGACAGCCCTGTAAATGG CTTGCTAAAAGGGCAGGAGAGTCGAAGTCAAAGCAGGAGTCGTGAACAGAGCTACTCAAGGTCCCCATCACGGTCTGCTTCTCCAAAGAGAAG GAAAAGTGATAGTGGCTCTACCTCAGGTGGGTCCAAGTCACAGAGTCGTTCTCGGAGCCGCAGTGATTCTCCTCCAAGGCAGGTACACCGTGGTGCTCCCTACAAAGGCTCAGAAGTGAGGGGCTCCCGGAAATCCAAGGACTGCAAGTACCTCACCCAGAAGCCACACAA GTCTGTGTTGAAAGTCATATATTTTTATCTGTGCAATGCTGAGTGCAGGCCACCAGCTCGAGAGAAATTTTACGTGGTTGAATAA
- the Aurkaip1 gene encoding aurora kinase A-interacting protein, protein MFLTRLTSQLVRTVVPWAGFSRSWPGSWMIGSHAFRPLYSLQPASPSRAASLPGKRAQLELEEFLVPRKMAISPLESWLIVQYVLPRLNVEVPMTLAPSQFYKCPPSQREEEAKQGVREVWDATPMQCKNVLKIRRRKMNHHKYRKLVKRTRFLRRKVREGRLKKKQIRFEKDLKRIWLKAGLKEAPENWQTPKIYMKNK, encoded by the exons ATGTTCCTGACACGCCTGACTTCACAGTTGGTCAGGACTGTTGTTCCCTGGGCAG GTTTCAGTCGTTCCTGGCCTGGCTCTTGGATGATTGGCAGCCATGCTTTTCGACCCCTTTACAGTTTGCAGCCTGCAAGCCCAAGTCGGGCTGCCTCCCTCCCTGGTAAGAGGGCCCAGTTAGAGCTTGAGGAGTTCCTGGTCCCCAGGAAGATGGCCATCAGTCCTCTAGAGAGCTGGCTGATTGTTCAATACGTACTGCCCAGACTGAATGTTGAGGTTCCGATGACTCTGGCTCCCTCCCAGTTCTACAAATGTCCACCTAGCCAGCGGGAGGAGGAAGCCAAACAGGGAGTCAGGGAAGTCTGGGATGCTACTCCAATGCAGTGCAAAAATGTGCTGAAGATCCGAAGGCGGAAGATGAACCACCACAAGTACCGTAAACTGGTCAAGAGGACACGGTTTCTACGTCGTAAAGTCCGGGAAGGACGTTTGAAAAAGAAGCAG ATCAGATTTGAGAAAGACTTGAAGCGCATCTGGCTGAAGGCAGGCCTGAAGGAAGCCCCTGAGAACTGGCAGACACCGAAGATCTACATGAAGAACAAATAA